From the genome of Eublepharis macularius isolate TG4126 chromosome 12, MPM_Emac_v1.0, whole genome shotgun sequence, one region includes:
- the LOC129339794 gene encoding olfactory receptor 10G6-like — protein MECPNRTAPAVFVLSGFPFPKELKVPLLLFFSFMYILTLSGNSLIVWVVASHPQLHKPMYWFLCHLSLLDMAFSSVVVPRVIAGFIPGGKIISFGECMCQVFFLQFLGCTESLLYIVMAYDRFIAICKPLHYGNIMHWRACLVLSLGIMIAGCLNSALQTSVTFQLSYGWRNLIDYVCCDNPALLKLACADTTLNEMVILVDVGFVAMTCFILILTSYVYIVLAILRINSSEGRRRAFSTCTAHITLVVIFYVPVVFHYMRPGSQNSMDSVVSMFYTTITPFLNPAIYTLRNKEMKAILLKLWSGNPK, from the coding sequence ATGGAGTGTCCAAATCGAACAGCCCCAGCTGTGTTTGTCCTCTCCGGCTTCCCATTCCCCAAAGAACTGaaagtgcctttgttgctcttctTCTCGTTTATGTACATTCTGACCCTTTCTGGAAATTCTCTGATTGTCTGGGTGGTGGCATCTCACCCCCAGTTGCACAAGCCCATGTACTGGTTCCTGTGCCATTTGTCCCTCCTAGATATGGCTTTCTCCTCCGTTGTTGTTCCCAGAGTGATCGCCGGATTCATTCCAGGTGGGAAAATCATCTCTTTTGGAGAATGTATGTGTCAGGTGTTTTTCTTGCAGTTCTTGGGGTGCACAGAAAGTCTCCTTTACATTGTGATGGCTTATGACCGCTTCATTGCTATATGCAAGCCCCTCCACTACGGCAATATCATGCACTGGAGAGCCTGCCTCGTCCTCTCTTTGGGGATCATGATCGCAGGTTGCCTGAACTCAGCCTTACAGACAAGTGTCACCTTTCAACTGTCTTATGGATGGAGAAACCTTATTGACTATGTCTGTTGTGACAATCCTGCTCTGTTGAAACTGGCTTGTGCGGACACAACTCTCAATGAGATGGTGATCTTAGTGGATGTTGGCTTTGTGGCCATGACTTGCTTCATCCTTATCCTGACCTCTTATGTGTATATCGTCTTGGCCATCTTGAGGATCAACAGCAGCGAAGGGCGTCGCCGGGCCTTCTCCACCTGCACCGCCCACATTACTTTGGTGGTTATATTTTATGTGCCCGTAGTTTTCCACTACATGAGGCCAGGATCACAGAACTCAATGGACAGTGTGGTGAGCATGTTCTATACCACAATAACCCCATTTCTGAATCCTGCCATATACACACTCAGGAATAAAGAAATGAAGGCTATTCTATTAAAACTATGGAGTGGGAATCCTAAGTAA